One genomic segment of Candidatus Brocadiaceae bacterium includes these proteins:
- a CDS encoding GGDEF domain-containing protein, with translation MRSIISQFSHMTLVIIMTVSAAILSVALVTTIYKIADQDLRPLEIITGAIVPSIVAPSLTWYVLKLLLKLDTLEKHMRNLATYDLLTNALTRGAFIDTAVKHLNMANRNKNTFALLMLDLDHFKAINDKYGHAKGDEVLRIFGSIANQHKRTSDIIGRFGGEEFVFLLPDTDMNGAVCFSEMLHSKIRNNYVRQDGQRIRFTASIGVAIFYPNAGIHNIDDLIRQSDEALYAAKRKGKNCTVLFQSDTLN, from the coding sequence ATGAGAAGCATAATTTCACAATTCAGCCACATGACCTTAGTGATAATCATGACCGTGTCAGCGGCTATATTATCTGTGGCGCTTGTGACCACTATTTATAAAATTGCAGATCAAGATTTGCGCCCGTTGGAAATCATAACAGGCGCCATTGTTCCTTCAATCGTTGCTCCTTCACTCACCTGGTATGTGCTCAAGTTGTTATTGAAACTCGACACCCTTGAAAAGCACATGAGAAATCTGGCGACATATGATTTGCTCACGAATGCGTTGACAAGGGGCGCATTCATCGACACTGCGGTAAAACACCTGAATATGGCCAATCGAAACAAAAATACCTTTGCGCTATTAATGTTGGATCTGGATCATTTCAAGGCAATAAATGACAAATATGGCCACGCAAAAGGCGATGAGGTATTGAGAATATTCGGATCTATTGCCAATCAACACAAAAGAACCAGCGATATCATAGGACGTTTTGGCGGTGAGGAGTTTGTCTTTCTATTGCCTGATACGGATATGAACGGCGCCGTGTGCTTTTCTGAAATGCTACACTCGAAGATAAGAAACAACTACGTCCGACAGGATGGACAGCGTATCCGGTTTACGGCGAGCATCGGCGTTGCAATTTTTTATCCAAATGCCGGAATACACAACATTGACGACCTCATCAGACAATCTGACGAGGCGCTCTATGCCGCAAAGAGGAAAGGCAAAAACTGCACCGTTCTGTTTCAATCAGACACGTTGAATTAA
- a CDS encoding DMT family protein yields the protein MTFAWYSHLKELNNKPWLIAALFSWGIAFFEYLLQVPANRIGYSMLSVSQLKIIQEVITLSLFVPFSVFYMKESLKLDYLWAGFCLLGAVYFMFREKFS from the coding sequence ATGACGTTTGCATGGTACTCTCACCTGAAAGAGTTGAATAATAAACCCTGGCTGATAGCAGCGCTGTTCAGCTGGGGAATTGCGTTCTTTGAGTACCTGCTTCAGGTTCCGGCGAATAGAATCGGATACTCCATGCTCAGCGTAAGCCAGTTGAAAATCATTCAGGAGGTCATTACTCTTTCTCTTTTCGTGCCTTTTTCGGTGTTTTACATGAAAGAATCATTGAAGCTTGATTACCTTTGGGCTGGTTTCTGTCTGTTAGGCGCCGTATACTTTATGTTCCGTGAAAAATTCTCGTAG
- a CDS encoding CBS domain-containing protein, translating to MAAKELVAKDIMNKTLVAAKREATGRHLAEKLLLGKYSGMPVVDSANSIIGVISEFDLLKAIDDGKPLDKVTAEEIMTKKYITVTEGTTVEDVIHVMTKNNIMRVPVVRNNVPVGIISRCDILRCVYGVLKPEFVKISSEGDKVAFFNELAPEANEE from the coding sequence ATGGCAGCAAAAGAACTTGTAGCAAAAGATATTATGAATAAAACACTTGTAGCAGCAAAAAGAGAGGCAACAGGCAGGCACCTGGCTGAAAAATTATTGTTAGGCAAATATAGTGGTATGCCTGTAGTAGATAGCGCTAATAGTATTATTGGGGTTATAAGCGAGTTCGACCTTTTAAAGGCTATAGACGATGGCAAACCATTGGATAAAGTAACTGCTGAAGAAATTATGACAAAAAAATATATTACGGTAACAGAAGGCACCACGGTAGAAGATGTCATTCATGTTATGACAAAAAACAATATTATGCGTGTGCCTGTTGTAAGAAATAATGTGCCTGTTGGAATAATATCCAGATGTGATATCCTTAGATGCGTTTATGGAGTGCTCAAGCCTGAATTTGTAAAGATCAGCAGTGAAGGTGATAAAGTTGCGTTTTTTAACGAATTAGCGCCAGAAGCAAATGAAGAGTAA
- a CDS encoding Slp family lipoprotein encodes MMNIYCKIFLLLFFLLLAAGCAPVISEQLRLQARQDITFREVFNDPEEYKGEIIIVSGVIIEAINTHEGTLMTILQRPSDSRGMPQDVDTSEGRFLALHTHYLDVEVYKKGRKVTIAGNVQGKRSQPLGEIQYDYPLIHVEELYLWPEIQRYDYPSYHYPHRWRRYYWCY; translated from the coding sequence ATGATGAATATCTATTGTAAGATATTTCTATTGTTGTTTTTTTTACTCTTAGCGGCAGGCTGCGCCCCGGTGATATCTGAACAACTCCGGCTTCAGGCAAGACAGGATATCACCTTCCGGGAGGTTTTCAATGACCCGGAAGAATACAAGGGGGAAATAATCATCGTAAGCGGTGTTATCATAGAGGCAATAAATACCCATGAGGGCACCCTGATGACCATACTGCAGCGCCCATCCGACTCTCGTGGGATGCCACAAGATGTAGATACATCGGAAGGACGTTTTTTAGCCCTTCATACACACTATCTGGACGTAGAGGTGTATAAAAAGGGAAGAAAAGTTACCATCGCAGGCAACGTTCAGGGAAAAAGGAGCCAACCCTTGGGTGAGATACAGTACGACTATCCACTCATTCATGTAGAAGAACTGTACCTCTGGCCTGAGATACAAAGATATGATTATCCCTCTTATCATTACCCCCACCGGTGGAGAAGATACTACTGGTGTTATTGA
- a CDS encoding O-acetyl-ADP-ribose deacetylase, translating to MPRPMQNRQSTVVFHESIIMGKECEKMTSSVTINRSVVQLIQGDITAQDTDAIVNAANTTLLGGGGVDGAIHRAGGPKILEECKKIGGCPTGEARITTGGNLTAKYVVHTVGPVYSGGKGREEELLSNTYKNSLNLVSQHKLKSVSFPSISTGAYRYPIHEAAEIAVKTVIDYVSTHTDIALIRFVLFSAADFDVYQDVLGKFAE from the coding sequence TTGCCGAGACCAATGCAAAACAGGCAAAGTACGGTCGTTTTTCATGAGTCAATAATTATGGGAAAGGAGTGTGAAAAGATGACGTCTTCTGTTACCATAAACAGGTCTGTAGTACAACTTATTCAAGGGGATATTACAGCCCAGGACACCGATGCAATTGTCAATGCCGCTAACACAACCCTCTTGGGTGGTGGCGGAGTGGATGGGGCCATTCACAGGGCAGGGGGGCCGAAGATACTGGAAGAGTGTAAAAAGATCGGTGGGTGTCCCACCGGTGAGGCACGCATTACCACGGGTGGGAATTTAACGGCGAAATATGTAGTCCATACCGTAGGGCCAGTTTATTCAGGAGGTAAAGGCCGTGAAGAGGAGCTGTTATCCAATACCTATAAAAATAGTCTCAATCTTGTGTCACAGCATAAACTGAAGAGCGTATCATTTCCTTCCATAAGTACCGGTGCCTACCGATATCCGATACATGAGGCGGCAGAGATAGCCGTAAAAACAGTAATTGACTATGTAAGTACTCATACAGATATAGCACTGATACGTTTTGTTTTGTTCAGTGCCGCTGATTTTGACGTTTATCAGGACGTTTTAGGGAAATTTGCCGAATAA
- a CDS encoding metallophosphoesterase codes for MESIRYIPNLTSEDKLLLDIRERRRLIWTITRSFLEADNYKHLKYGEKRKRHWHLFETLIQIFGRMLDLTPLSQMGLQNAMNIVVNQIDLPFPDLPEPFHGYTILHMTDLHLDLVPGIENLIGAQIENLFVDMCVLTGDYREKVSGGYKQILSPMRKIVSCINATDGIFATLGNHDSYQMVDDFERMGITVLANETTDIVREGKRMYVTGLDDPYYYYTDQSIRALEEAPEGFKIALVHAASLFDAAADNGYSLYLCGHTHGGQICLPGGKPIIVYLRYGRKYYRGLWRYANMTGYTGQGTGTCGIPVRFNTQSEITLFRLKKSQG; via the coding sequence ATGGAATCAATACGATATATTCCCAATTTAACTTCTGAAGATAAGTTATTACTTGATATTCGAGAACGCCGTCGACTGATTTGGACGATAACACGCTCTTTTCTGGAAGCAGATAACTACAAGCACCTAAAATACGGTGAAAAACGAAAGCGTCATTGGCATTTGTTTGAGACGTTGATACAAATTTTTGGCCGGATGCTGGACCTCACTCCACTTTCGCAGATGGGTCTTCAAAACGCAATGAATATTGTCGTCAATCAGATAGACCTGCCATTTCCTGACCTTCCTGAGCCGTTTCATGGGTATACTATTCTGCACATGACGGACCTCCACCTGGATTTGGTTCCGGGAATCGAAAATCTGATCGGTGCGCAGATAGAGAACTTGTTTGTTGATATGTGCGTGTTGACAGGAGACTACCGGGAAAAAGTTAGCGGGGGCTATAAACAAATTCTTTCTCCTATGAGAAAGATCGTTTCCTGCATCAATGCTACGGATGGTATATTTGCTACCCTCGGCAATCATGATTCTTACCAGATGGTCGATGATTTCGAACGGATGGGCATTACCGTGCTGGCCAATGAAACAACAGATATCGTAAGGGAAGGTAAACGTATGTATGTTACCGGTCTGGATGATCCCTACTATTACTATACGGATCAGTCAATAAGAGCCCTGGAGGAAGCCCCGGAAGGGTTTAAGATTGCGTTGGTGCATGCAGCTTCTCTATTTGACGCGGCGGCAGATAACGGATATAGTCTCTATCTTTGTGGTCATACCCACGGGGGGCAGATATGCTTGCCCGGAGGAAAACCAATTATTGTTTATCTTCGTTATGGAAGGAAGTACTATCGGGGATTGTGGCGCTATGCCAACATGACGGGTTACACCGGTCAGGGAACCGGGACGTGTGGCATTCCTGTCCGGTTCAATACCCAGAGCGAAATAACGTTATTTCGGCTTAAGAAGTCCCAGGGCTGA
- a CDS encoding NADH-quinone oxidoreductase subunit N: MIVLLTDVLSLSKTEDKNILAYLSIMGVVIAGYFTRSAAPTALFSFQESFSIDNYALFFNFIFLLCAGLTILISHKYIKREGINYGEYYALILFSTIGMILMASGADLLNIFIGLEVMSISIYILVGIKRTKLIANEASLKYFLLGAFSTGFLLYGIALIYGSTGTIHLHQIALFIEGNEGADPLFLMGMGLLIVGLGFKIASVPFHAWAPDVYEGAPTAITAFMSVGPKAAGFAALLRIFMTAFDPVHCDWQKIFFVLAVLTMTTGNIIALVQTNIKRMLAYSSIAHAGYLLIALVAANNTGVSGTLFYILAYTLMNLGTFAIIIVVSHKDDDLIQINDYAGLGFKHPRLAIALTIFLLSMAGIPPTAGFIGKFYIFSAAIESGYIGLAIIGVINAVISVYYYLRVIVVMYMKEPAREFKNITISPMIVAAIVISLIGTFHLGIFPAKVMNITRQAILMLK, translated from the coding sequence ATGATCGTACTGTTAACCGACGTTCTTTCTTTAAGCAAAACGGAAGATAAGAATATCCTTGCCTACTTGTCGATCATGGGAGTTGTCATTGCTGGATACTTTACAAGAAGTGCCGCACCTACAGCCTTGTTTTCGTTTCAGGAGTCTTTTTCTATTGACAATTATGCCCTCTTTTTCAATTTTATTTTCTTACTCTGCGCAGGGCTTACCATTCTTATTTCCCATAAATATATAAAACGGGAAGGAATCAACTATGGGGAATACTACGCCCTCATACTCTTTTCAACAATAGGAATGATCCTTATGGCCTCCGGCGCGGACCTGTTAAATATTTTTATTGGTCTGGAGGTCATGTCCATCAGTATTTACATCCTTGTTGGCATTAAACGCACAAAACTCATTGCAAATGAGGCATCATTAAAATATTTCCTCCTCGGGGCATTCTCCACAGGATTTTTGCTTTATGGCATTGCCCTGATTTATGGTTCAACAGGCACCATTCATCTCCATCAAATAGCCCTTTTTATCGAAGGAAATGAAGGGGCCGATCCTCTGTTTCTCATGGGAATGGGATTATTAATCGTTGGTCTCGGCTTTAAAATTGCATCAGTGCCCTTCCATGCGTGGGCTCCTGATGTCTATGAAGGCGCGCCAACGGCAATTACGGCATTTATGTCCGTTGGACCAAAGGCGGCAGGATTCGCCGCGCTCTTACGGATCTTTATGACGGCATTTGACCCTGTTCATTGCGACTGGCAAAAGATTTTCTTCGTCCTTGCCGTTTTAACCATGACAACCGGTAACATTATCGCGCTGGTACAGACAAACATAAAGCGTATGCTGGCTTATTCCAGCATTGCGCACGCGGGATATCTTCTCATTGCCCTGGTTGCCGCAAATAATACCGGGGTTTCAGGGACACTATTTTATATCCTGGCGTACACACTCATGAACCTTGGCACATTCGCCATTATTATCGTAGTTAGCCACAAGGACGATGACCTCATACAAATAAATGACTACGCCGGTTTGGGATTCAAACACCCGCGGCTGGCAATAGCCCTGACGATATTTCTGCTTTCAATGGCTGGCATCCCTCCTACTGCCGGTTTTATAGGAAAATTCTATATTTTTAGCGCAGCCATAGAATCGGGCTATATTGGCCTGGCTATTATCGGTGTAATAAATGCCGTTATCTCCGTCTATTATTATCTTAGAGTCATCGTGGTCATGTACATGAAAGAACCTGCCAGAGAGTTTAAAAACATCACCATCTCCCCTATGATTGTTGCCGCTATTGTTATTTCATTGATTGGCACGTTTCATCTTGGGATTTTCCCGGCCAAGGTCATGAATATAACCAGGCAGGCAATCCTCATGCTTAAATAG
- a CDS encoding NADH-quinone oxidoreductase subunit M yields MPLLTFVTFLPIVGVFFILAIDNKQKELIRVTALLTSAVTFIISLPLYFGFNANTYDMQFIEKLHWIPAFGISYHVGIDGISLFMVLLTTFITPISILASWHITRNIKEYMIAMLVLQTGMVGVFVALDVFLFYVFWELMLIPMYLLIGIWGGPRRIYAAVKFFIYTMAGSVFMLLAIICLYYLNHRATGEFTFNLLEFYRLDLSFAVQFWLFLAFALAFAIKVPMFPFHTWLPDAHVEAPTAGSVILAGVLLKMGTYGFVRFCLPLFPEACHSFIPVISWMAVIGIVYGALVAMVQEDLKKLVAYSSVSHLGFVMLGIFAFNIQGIEGGILQMINHGLSTGALFLIVGMLYERRHTRMIADFGGLTKQIPVFATLFMIITFSSIGLPGLNGFVGEFLILVGTFKSNILYASIATSGIILAAVYMLWMFQRVMFHKITHEENKKLRDVNTRELIILIPVVLLIFWIGIYPSPFLRKLDTSVNHLLEKARGNHSVVSTSTIHGTPDQQEKHGMPKIDIVPDAQNEW; encoded by the coding sequence ATGCCTCTTCTTACATTCGTTACGTTTCTTCCAATCGTCGGGGTATTTTTTATTCTTGCGATTGACAATAAACAGAAGGAACTTATACGGGTTACCGCCTTGTTAACGTCGGCCGTTACTTTTATTATTTCTCTCCCGTTATATTTCGGATTTAATGCAAACACCTATGATATGCAGTTTATTGAAAAACTCCATTGGATTCCGGCATTCGGCATTTCATACCATGTCGGAATTGATGGAATCAGTCTTTTTATGGTGCTTTTAACAACGTTTATTACCCCTATTTCTATTCTTGCATCATGGCATATAACCCGTAACATAAAAGAATATATGATTGCCATGCTTGTGCTTCAAACAGGCATGGTAGGGGTCTTCGTAGCCCTGGATGTATTTTTGTTTTATGTATTCTGGGAACTCATGCTTATCCCCATGTATCTCCTTATCGGCATATGGGGAGGTCCCCGGAGAATTTATGCGGCGGTAAAATTCTTTATTTATACCATGGCAGGTAGCGTCTTTATGCTCCTTGCCATTATATGCTTATATTATCTCAACCACAGGGCAACGGGTGAATTTACCTTTAATCTATTAGAGTTTTATCGGCTCGATCTGTCATTTGCCGTTCAATTCTGGTTGTTCCTTGCTTTTGCCCTCGCCTTCGCGATTAAAGTGCCCATGTTCCCGTTTCATACATGGTTGCCGGATGCGCATGTGGAAGCCCCCACAGCGGGCAGTGTAATACTGGCGGGAGTTCTTTTAAAGATGGGCACATACGGTTTTGTCCGATTCTGTCTCCCGCTCTTTCCGGAGGCATGCCATTCCTTCATTCCGGTAATTTCCTGGATGGCTGTTATCGGAATTGTTTATGGCGCGCTGGTAGCCATGGTACAGGAAGATCTCAAAAAACTTGTTGCCTATTCCAGCGTAAGCCATTTAGGGTTTGTCATGCTAGGCATCTTTGCTTTTAATATCCAGGGTATTGAAGGTGGTATACTCCAAATGATTAATCATGGTCTCAGCACGGGGGCGCTTTTCCTTATAGTCGGAATGCTCTACGAGAGAAGACATACCAGAATGATTGCGGACTTCGGAGGACTGACCAAACAAATTCCCGTCTTTGCCACCTTGTTTATGATCATTACCTTTTCTTCCATCGGACTACCAGGTCTAAATGGTTTTGTCGGAGAATTTCTTATCCTGGTTGGTACCTTCAAATCTAATATTCTGTACGCATCCATAGCAACTTCAGGCATTATCCTTGCCGCTGTCTACATGCTCTGGATGTTTCAAAGGGTCATGTTCCACAAAATAACCCATGAAGAAAACAAAAAACTCAGGGATGTGAATACACGTGAACTCATTATCCTGATACCCGTTGTACTGCTCATATTCTGGATAGGTATCTATCCAAGCCCATTTCTGAGGAAGCTGGACACATCGGTAAATCACCTTTTAGAAAAAGCAAGAGGAAATCATTCTGTTGTTTCTACCAGCACAATACACGGCACACCTGATCAACAGGAGAAGCATGGTATGCCAAAAATCGATATTGTTCCGGATGCGCAAAATGAGTGGTGA
- the nuoL gene encoding NADH-quinone oxidoreductase subunit L, with protein sequence MLNLVAFILLFPLIGATINGLIGKRLPKNSVGYIACGAIGLSFFISILVFSGLLMLSPEERLFEKQLFRWIESGSFKAAVALQVDPLSAIMILVITGVGFLIHIYSIGYMREDKGYHRYFCYLNLFSFSMLLLVLSNNFLLMFVGWEAVGLCSYLLIGFWFEKKSASDAAKKAFIVNRVGDFGFALGIMLIFITFNTIDFTEVFGAVSNGNYETGSFLLTIITLLLFMGATGKSAQIPLYTWLPDAMEGPTPVSALIHAATMVTAGVYMIVRCNILYMMSPFTMTVVACIGAATALFAAFIGLAQNDIKRVLAYSTISQLGYMFLACGVGAFTAGVFHLMTHAFFKALLFLGSGSVIHAMSGEQDMRKMGGLRHHIPITYKTFLIGTVAIAGIPPFAGFFSKDEILLEALVQGNILYWSVGAFAALLTAFYMFRLLFMTFHGESRVDPHVKEHLHESPGNMTFPLIILAGLSTLGGFLGMPGANLINNFLGPVMNIHGLTGTHGAETAGHHSGGNPYFMMVLSTAIAIAGILLAYYLYIKKPELPERLSKRFAFFYKIVLNKFYVDEIYDVLFVTSTKKFSIQLWKRMDVQVIDGFVNTIARFVGWTGSIFRLAQTGYIRNYALYIVIGCIFIIVFASLIK encoded by the coding sequence ATGCTCAACCTTGTAGCATTTATTTTATTATTTCCCTTAATTGGGGCCACAATCAACGGATTAATAGGCAAAAGGCTCCCCAAAAATTCTGTGGGTTATATAGCCTGTGGTGCTATCGGTCTTTCCTTCTTTATCTCGATACTGGTGTTTAGCGGACTTCTCATGCTCTCTCCGGAAGAACGTCTCTTTGAGAAGCAGCTCTTTCGCTGGATTGAGTCAGGTTCTTTCAAGGCTGCTGTTGCTTTACAGGTAGATCCGTTATCCGCGATCATGATCCTTGTGATTACCGGAGTGGGCTTTCTTATCCATATTTATTCAATTGGATATATGCGCGAGGACAAGGGATACCACCGTTATTTCTGCTACCTGAATCTATTCTCATTCTCCATGTTATTACTCGTATTAAGCAATAATTTCCTGCTCATGTTTGTCGGATGGGAAGCGGTTGGGCTGTGCTCTTATCTTCTTATTGGCTTCTGGTTTGAAAAAAAATCTGCCTCTGATGCCGCGAAAAAGGCCTTTATCGTAAACCGGGTCGGTGATTTCGGTTTCGCGCTGGGTATCATGCTTATCTTTATTACCTTCAATACCATTGATTTCACGGAAGTATTTGGTGCCGTTTCAAACGGTAATTATGAGACCGGCAGTTTCCTACTTACCATCATTACCCTGCTTTTGTTTATGGGCGCAACCGGTAAATCTGCCCAAATTCCCTTATACACTTGGCTGCCGGATGCCATGGAAGGCCCGACACCTGTCAGCGCGCTTATCCATGCCGCAACCATGGTGACAGCTGGAGTTTATATGATCGTTCGCTGTAATATCCTCTATATGATGTCTCCCTTCACCATGACGGTTGTCGCCTGTATTGGTGCGGCAACTGCTCTTTTTGCCGCTTTTATCGGGTTGGCGCAAAACGACATCAAACGTGTTTTAGCCTATTCAACTATCAGCCAGCTGGGTTACATGTTTCTTGCCTGTGGCGTTGGCGCGTTTACCGCGGGAGTATTCCACCTGATGACCCATGCTTTTTTTAAGGCCCTGCTGTTTTTAGGATCAGGCAGTGTCATCCATGCCATGTCGGGCGAACAGGATATGAGAAAGATGGGAGGGCTTAGGCATCACATTCCCATCACCTACAAAACATTTCTCATTGGAACCGTAGCTATCGCGGGTATTCCGCCATTTGCGGGATTCTTCAGTAAGGACGAAATACTGTTGGAAGCCCTTGTTCAAGGCAATATTCTCTATTGGTCCGTTGGAGCTTTTGCTGCCCTGTTAACGGCCTTCTATATGTTCCGTTTACTTTTTATGACGTTCCACGGCGAATCCAGGGTTGACCCTCACGTAAAAGAACATCTCCATGAGTCGCCAGGAAATATGACGTTCCCTTTAATCATACTTGCCGGACTTTCTACTCTCGGAGGTTTTCTCGGTATGCCAGGCGCGAATCTCATAAACAACTTCCTGGGACCTGTTATGAATATACACGGACTCACCGGAACGCATGGAGCCGAAACCGCAGGGCATCACAGCGGTGGAAATCCTTATTTTATGATGGTTCTATCAACTGCCATTGCCATAGCAGGAATACTCCTTGCCTATTATCTGTATATCAAAAAACCGGAACTGCCGGAACGACTCTCGAAACGCTTCGCTTTCTTTTACAAGATTGTCCTGAATAAATTTTACGTAGATGAGATATATGATGTCCTTTTTGTGACTTCAACGAAAAAATTCTCTATCCAGTTATGGAAACGTATGGATGTCCAGGTTATCGATGGTTTTGTAAATACCATTGCCCGTTTTGTCGGATGGACCGGAAGCATTTTTCGTTTAGCGCAAACAGGATATATTCGAAATTACGCGCTGTATATTGTTATTGGTTGTATTTTTATCATAGTGTTTGCGTCTTTGATTAAATAG
- the nuoK gene encoding NADH-quinone oxidoreductase subunit NuoK has protein sequence MTLTHYLVLSAILFTIGTIGVLIRRNAVVVFMCIELMLNAVNLSFVAFAHYLHSMQGQLFVFFTMTVAAAEATVGLAIIISVYRNKATVNIDDINIMKW, from the coding sequence ATAACACTAACTCATTATCTCGTACTCAGCGCAATTCTATTTACCATAGGCACTATAGGAGTGCTCATACGGAGAAATGCTGTCGTTGTCTTTATGTGTATAGAACTCATGCTGAACGCCGTTAATTTGTCGTTTGTGGCATTTGCTCATTATCTCCATTCAATGCAGGGACAATTATTCGTATTTTTTACTATGACCGTAGCCGCGGCAGAAGCGACTGTCGGCCTTGCTATTATCATATCCGTATACAGAAACAAGGCAACGGTCAACATTGACGATATCAATATTATGAAATGGTAG
- a CDS encoding NADH-quinone oxidoreductase subunit J has product MDAYLFYIMATASVFAAIYLVFEKNPVFSALYLVFVMLNIAVLYIMLHAQFIAAVQIIIYTGAIMVLFLFVIMLLKIDQKKPKDVLSFLKSPSIFLGILLLITICLVLKSKVPAGKQGEYTAEKIEAIGHTKLVGNLLFTDYLLPFEITSILLFVAVIGAIILAKRKI; this is encoded by the coding sequence ATGGACGCATACCTTTTTTATATTATGGCAACGGCCTCCGTATTTGCCGCGATTTACCTTGTCTTTGAAAAAAACCCGGTATTCAGTGCTTTATATCTAGTTTTTGTAATGCTGAACATTGCCGTCCTGTATATAATGCTCCATGCGCAATTCATTGCAGCCGTTCAAATCATTATTTATACAGGGGCAATCATGGTGTTGTTCCTTTTTGTGATTATGTTACTAAAAATAGACCAAAAAAAGCCAAAGGATGTCTTATCTTTCCTGAAGAGCCCATCCATTTTTCTCGGTATTCTTCTGCTTATTACCATTTGTTTAGTGCTCAAGTCAAAGGTGCCAGCAGGAAAACAGGGTGAATATACAGCAGAAAAAATCGAGGCTATCGGACATACAAAACTTGTTGGCAATCTTTTGTTTACCGATTATCTTCTGCCATTTGAGATAACTTCCATTTTACTTTTTGTCGCAGTTATTGGGGCTATTATTTTGGCTAAAAGGAAAATTTAA
- a CDS encoding NADH-quinone oxidoreductase subunit I, producing MIIPLIKGLSLTLKRFLNPWTCETEAYPEKKPHLAQRFRGLPELQIEEDGKEKCVACGLCAKACPSNCITVEGAEDEETNRRYPEVYELNAFRCIFCGFCEEACPVSAVILKDTFELSTYKETGIFDKEKLLDLTRKRKGLKGPS from the coding sequence ATGATAATACCACTTATTAAAGGGTTATCACTTACATTGAAACGGTTTTTGAATCCCTGGACCTGCGAAACTGAGGCTTACCCTGAAAAAAAGCCGCATCTTGCACAACGTTTTCGGGGATTACCAGAATTACAAATCGAAGAAGACGGAAAGGAAAAGTGCGTGGCATGTGGTTTGTGCGCAAAAGCGTGTCCCTCTAACTGTATCACCGTTGAAGGCGCGGAAGACGAAGAAACGAACAGAAGATATCCCGAAGTTTATGAATTGAATGCCTTTCGCTGCATTTTTTGCGGTTTTTGTGAAGAGGCATGCCCTGTCAGCGCCGTAATCCTTAAAGATACTTTCGAACTTTCTACCTATAAGGAAACGGGTATTTTTGATAAGGAAAAATTATTGGACCTTACGAGAAAAAGAAAGGGACTGAAAGGGCCGTCTTGA